CCTGGTCCTGCTCCTCCTCCTGTTTCTGCTCCTtttcctgctcctgctccttttcccgttcctgctccttttcctgttcctgctccttttcccgttcctgctccttttcctgCTCCTCCTCCTGTTCCTCTTCCTGCTCCCATTCCTTGTCCTAttcttgttcctgctccttttcctgTACCTGTTCCTGCTCCTAGTCCTTGTCCTGCTCTTGCTCCTtttcctgctcctcctcctcctgttcctTTTCCTGATCCTGCTCCCGCTCCTTTTCCTGCTGCTGCTCTTTTTCCTGCTCCTTTTCCTGCCCCCTTTCCTGCTCCTGtgcctgctcctgctccttttcctGCTGCTGTGGCTACTCCTCCTGTTCCTGCTCTTTGTCCTGCTCCTTTTCCTGTTCCTGTGCTTGTTCCTGCTCCTatggctgctcctgctccttttcctGTTCCTGCACCTGCTCCTTGTCCTGCTTCTGTTCCTTCTGCTTGTCCTGCACCTGCCCCTGCTCCTTTTCCCgttcctgctccttttcctgttcctgctcctATTCCTTGTCCTAttcttgttcctgctccttttcctgTGCCTGTTCCTGCTCCTAGTCCTTGCCCTGCTCTTGCTCCttttcctgttcctgctccttttcctgCTGCTGCTCTTTTTCCTGCTCCTTGTCCTGCCCCTTTTCCTGTTCCTCCTTTTCCTGCCCCCTTGCctgctcctgttcctgctccttttcctgctcctgttccttttcctgttcctgctcctgCGCCTTTTTCTGCTCCTTTTCCTGCTCCTGCACTTTATCCTGCTCCATTTCCTTTTCCTTGTCCTGCTCCTTGTCCTGCTCCTGCACTTTATCCTGCTCCATTTCCTTTTCCTTGTCCTGCTCCTTGTCCTGCTCCTtttcctgctcctgctccttgtCCTGCTCCTATTCCTGTTCCtcctcctgttcctgctccttttcctgATCCTGCGCCTGTTCCTGCTCCTTGTCCTGTGCCTgttcctgctcctgctccttttacTTTTCCTGTTCCTACTCCTGTGCCTGTTCCTGCTCCTATGCTTGTTCCTGCTCCTTGTCCTGCTCCTGCACCTGCTCCTtgtcctgttcctgctccttttcctgCTCCTTTCCATGTTACTACTCCTtttcctgctcctgctccttttcctGTTCCTGATCCTTTTCCTGCTCCTTTTCCTGCTCCTCCTCCTGTTCCTATTCATGCTCCTtttcctgctcctgctccttgtcctgctcttgctccttttcctgctcctcctgttcctgctccttttcctgctgctgctcctcctccttttcctgctcctgtgcctgctcctgctccttttcctGTTCCTTCTCTTTTTCCTTTTCCTGCTTCTGGTCCTGTTCTTGCTGCTGTTCCTTTTCCTGCACCtcctcctgttcctgctccttttgcTGCTCCTGCACCTGTTCCTGCTCCTTGTCCTGCTCCTTTTCCTGCCCCTGTTCCTtgtcctgttcctgctccttttacTTTTCCTGTTCCTTTTCCTGTTCCTTCTCCTTTTCCTGGTCCTGCTCCTTTTACttttcctgttcctgctcctgTGCCTGTTCCTGCTTCTTTTCCTGTTTCTGCACCTGCTCCTTGTCCTGCTCCTGTTCCTTCTCCTTGTCCTCCTCCTGCACCTGTTCCTTTTCCTTGTCCTGCTCCtcctcctgttcctgctcctgcgcctgttcctgctccttgtcctgctccttttcctgttcctgctccttgtcctgctccttttcctgttcctgctccttttacTTTTCCtgttccttttcctgctctttttcctgttcctgctccttttcctgctccttttacttttcctgttcctgctccttttcctgTTCCTGCACCTGCTCCTGTTCCTTCTCCTTGTCCTGCTCTTGCTCCTTTTCCTGCtcctcctgttcctgctccttttcctgctgctcctcctcctgttcctgctcctgtgcctttttctgcttcttttcctgctcttgctccttttcctgctcctcctgttccttttcctgctcctgatcctttttctgctcctgctccttttcctGCTCCTCCTCCTGTTCCTCTTCCTGCTCCTATTCCTTGTCCTAttcttgttcctgctccttttcctgctcctgctccttttcctgtgcctgttcctgctccttgtcctgctcttgctccttttcctgctcctcctgttccttttcctgttcctgctccttttcctgCTGCTGCTCTTTTTCCTGCTCCTTGTCCTGCCCCTTTTCCTGTTCCTCCTGTTCCTGCCCCTTTTCCTGtgcctgctcctgctccttttcctgctgctcctcctcctcttcctgctCCTGTTCCTGTTCCTGCTCCTGTGCCTTTTTCTGCCCCTTTTCCTGTTCCTGCTCTTTGTCCTACTCCATTTCCTTTTCCTGCTTCTGCTCcttgtcctgctcctgctcctaTTCCTGCTCCTTTTCCCATTCCTGTTCCTTgt
This genomic interval from Neoarius graeffei isolate fNeoGra1 chromosome 20, fNeoGra1.pri, whole genome shotgun sequence contains the following:
- the LOC132869378 gene encoding fibroin heavy chain-like yields the protein MGKGARTGQGAGKGVGGGAGQGAGIGAGTGTGVGTGELKGAGAGKGAGTRQGTGMGKGAGIGAGAGQGAEAGKGNGVGQRAGTGKGAEKGTGAGTGTGAGRGGGAAGKGAGAGTGKGAGTGGTGKGAGQGAGKRAAAGKGAGTGKGTGGAGKGARAGQGAGTGTGKGAGAGKGAGTRIGQGIGAGRGTGGGAGKGAGAEKGSGAGKGTGGAGKGARAGKEAEKGTGAGTGGGAAGKGAGTGGAGKGARAGQGEGTGAGAGTGKGAGTGKVKGAGKGAGTGKRAGKGTGKVKGAGTGKGAGQGAGTGKGAGQGAGTGAGAGTGGGAGQGKGTGAGGGQGEGTGAGQGAGEGTGKGTGKVKGAGTGQGTGAGKGAGQGAGTGAGAAKGAGTGGGTGKGAGAGTGAGKGGGAAAGKGEKEQEQDKEQVQEQDKEQEQA